Proteins co-encoded in one Nitrospinota bacterium genomic window:
- the ftsA gene encoding cell division protein FtsA, whose amino-acid sequence MAKKERDTICGLDIGTTKICCVIAELGDNGKLDIIGIGTSPSKGLNKGVVVNIESTVESIRSAVEEAELMAGVQVESAFVGIAGGHIKGFNSHGIIAVKNREVTDLDKERVIEAAKAVAIPMDREVIHVIPQQFILDHQSGIREPRGMSGIRLEARIHIITGAVTSAQNIVRSVNKAGLDVDDIIVEQLASAEAVLDADERDLGVALVDIGGGTADLALFSEDSVKYTSVIAVGGNHITNDLAIGLRTPQAEAEKIKRKHGCAVAAMVKSGDLVEIPSMGGREPRVIKRDVLCEIIEPRVEEMFQMIYHDLETSGYLGIIPSGLVITGGAAMLEGMPEVAERVFGLPVRRGNPKGVGGLVDVVNSPQYATAVGLLQFGMKLRRNGPPRPLKGRNLFNNITDRMKGWIEDFF is encoded by the coding sequence ATGGCGAAAAAGGAACGTGACACGATCTGCGGCCTCGATATAGGCACCACGAAAATCTGCTGCGTCATCGCGGAACTGGGCGATAACGGCAAGCTGGACATCATCGGGATCGGCACCAGCCCGTCCAAGGGACTCAACAAGGGCGTGGTGGTGAACATCGAAAGCACCGTTGAATCGATCCGCAGCGCGGTGGAAGAGGCCGAACTGATGGCCGGGGTGCAGGTGGAGAGCGCCTTTGTCGGCATCGCGGGGGGGCACATCAAGGGCTTCAACAGCCACGGTATCATCGCCGTGAAGAACCGCGAGGTGACAGACCTCGACAAGGAGCGCGTGATCGAGGCGGCCAAGGCGGTGGCCATCCCGATGGACCGCGAGGTGATCCACGTGATCCCGCAGCAGTTCATCCTGGATCACCAGAGCGGCATCCGCGAGCCGCGCGGCATGTCCGGCATCCGCCTCGAGGCCCGCATCCACATCATCACCGGCGCGGTCACCAGCGCGCAGAACATCGTCCGCTCGGTGAACAAGGCGGGGCTCGACGTGGACGACATCATCGTGGAACAGCTCGCCAGCGCCGAGGCGGTGCTGGACGCCGACGAGCGCGACCTGGGCGTGGCGCTCGTCGATATCGGCGGCGGCACCGCGGACCTGGCGCTGTTCTCCGAAGACAGCGTGAAATACACCTCGGTGATCGCCGTGGGGGGCAACCACATCACGAACGACCTCGCCATCGGGCTGCGCACGCCGCAGGCGGAAGCGGAGAAGATCAAGCGCAAGCACGGCTGCGCCGTGGCGGCGATGGTGAAAAGCGGCGATCTGGTGGAAATCCCCAGCATGGGGGGGCGCGAGCCCCGCGTGATCAAGCGCGACGTGCTGTGCGAGATCATCGAGCCGCGCGTGGAAGAGATGTTCCAGATGATTTACCACGACCTCGAGACGTCGGGCTACCTCGGCATCATTCCGTCGGGCCTCGTGATCACCGGCGGCGCGGCGATGCTGGAGGGGATGCCGGAAGTGGCCGAGCGGGTCTTCGGCCTGCCGGTGCGCCGGGGCAATCCCAAAGGGGTGGGGGGGCTGGTGGATGTGGTGAACTCGCCGCAGTACGCCACGGCGGTCGGGTTGTTGCAGTTCGGCATGAAGCTGCGCCGCAATGGCCCGCCAAGGCCGCTAAAGGGGCGCAACCTCTTCAACAACATCACGGACCGGATGAAGGGCTGGATAGAGGATTTCTTTTAA
- the murB gene encoding UDP-N-acetylmuramate dehydrogenase, producing MKVLRDEPLDRRTTFRIGGRAGMFIIPETAGELAAALRGHPDAFVLGGGSNLLVADGGIGEVISMERFDAVDVAETAGGALLTAGAGASLTAIARRAGRLALGGLEFAFGIPGTVGGAVVMNAGASGGEVKQSLVRATLIVNGEAEEFKAEALGLAYRHSALPPGAVVVSATFALKEGEGKEILERMRKGMAARRKSQPLEYPSAGSVFKNPPGDFAGRIIEACGLKGLREGDAQVSLKHANFIVNLGHATAAQVFSLIRAVEAGVWEKTGVRLERELKLAGGF from the coding sequence ATGAAGGTATTAAGAGATGAGCCGCTGGACAGGCGCACGACGTTCCGCATCGGCGGCCGGGCGGGGATGTTTATCATTCCCGAAACGGCCGGCGAACTGGCGGCGGCGCTGCGCGGACACCCGGACGCGTTTGTCCTGGGCGGCGGCAGCAACCTGCTTGTCGCCGATGGCGGCATTGGAGAAGTGATTTCCATGGAACGGTTTGACGCTGTGGATGTGGCTGAAACCGCCGGCGGCGCGCTGCTGACCGCGGGAGCGGGGGCATCGCTAACCGCTATTGCGCGGCGGGCCGGGCGGCTTGCGTTGGGCGGGCTGGAGTTCGCCTTCGGCATTCCCGGCACGGTGGGGGGCGCGGTGGTGATGAACGCGGGCGCATCCGGCGGCGAAGTGAAGCAGAGCTTGGTGCGCGCGACATTGATAGTGAACGGAGAGGCGGAGGAATTCAAGGCCGAGGCGCTCGGCCTCGCATATCGTCATAGCGCGCTCCCTCCGGGAGCCGTGGTGGTGTCCGCCACGTTTGCCCTTAAAGAGGGAGAAGGGAAGGAAATACTGGAACGGATGCGGAAGGGAATGGCGGCGCGGAGGAAAAGCCAGCCGCTTGAATACCCCTCGGCCGGATCGGTGTTCAAAAACCCGCCGGGCGATTTCGCCGGGCGGATCATCGAAGCCTGCGGCCTGAAAGGGTTGCGCGAAGGGGATGCGCAGGTGAGCCTTAAGCACGCCAACTTCATCGTAAATCTGGGGCACGCCACCGCGGCCCAGGTTTTTTCCCTCATCCGCGCCGTCGAGGCGGGGGTGTGGGAAAAGACGGGTGTGCGGCTGGAACGTGAATTGAAACTCGCGGGAGGATTTTAA
- the ftsZ gene encoding cell division protein FtsZ: MGLDFDKQDGSSQPSFKFSSSTHSNARIKVIGVGGGGCNAVGAMMSHVISGVEFIICNTDSQALGKSRVPVKMQIGGQLTRGLGAGANPEVGRKAAMEDADGIRAMLEGADMVFVTAGMGGGTGTGAAPVIADIARKLGILTVGVVTKPFMFEGQKRGKQAESGLEELKRSVDTLITIPNQRLLGVVDKKTTLREAFMTADMVLCNAVRGISEIITVPGLVNVDFADVQTIMSEMGQALMGTGIGNGENRAREAAQKAISSPLLEDTSIEGARGILINVTGGENLTLFDVNDAAMEIQKGSHEDANVIFGAVIDENLKDEVFVTVIATGFNRAAAAREMPKAQAEGIKAIAQQAVAQAAPGLAQASITMATGAGRQPITNIPFSGGRTGKENKPLVSLDLAEFADELDIPAFIRHRQAD, from the coding sequence ATGGGGCTAGATTTTGACAAGCAGGACGGGAGTTCGCAGCCATCGTTCAAGTTTTCCAGCAGCACGCACAGCAATGCGCGGATCAAGGTGATCGGCGTCGGGGGCGGCGGGTGCAACGCGGTGGGCGCGATGATGAGCCACGTCATTTCCGGCGTCGAGTTCATCATCTGCAACACCGATTCCCAGGCGCTGGGCAAATCGCGCGTGCCGGTGAAGATGCAGATCGGCGGGCAACTGACCCGCGGGCTGGGCGCCGGGGCGAACCCGGAAGTGGGCCGCAAGGCCGCGATGGAGGACGCCGACGGCATCCGCGCCATGCTGGAAGGGGCGGACATGGTGTTCGTCACCGCCGGCATGGGGGGCGGCACCGGCACGGGGGCCGCGCCGGTCATCGCCGACATCGCCCGGAAGCTCGGCATTCTCACCGTCGGCGTGGTCACTAAGCCGTTCATGTTCGAAGGGCAAAAGCGCGGCAAGCAGGCCGAATCCGGACTTGAGGAGCTCAAACGCTCGGTCGACACCCTCATCACCATCCCGAACCAGCGGCTGCTGGGGGTGGTGGACAAAAAAACCACCCTGCGGGAGGCGTTCATGACCGCGGACATGGTGCTGTGCAACGCGGTGCGGGGCATTTCCGAAATCATCACCGTGCCGGGCCTTGTCAACGTCGATTTCGCCGATGTGCAGACCATCATGAGCGAAATGGGGCAGGCCCTTATGGGCACCGGCATCGGCAACGGCGAAAACCGCGCCCGCGAAGCGGCGCAGAAGGCGATCAGCTCGCCGCTGCTGGAAGACACCTCCATCGAAGGGGCCCGCGGCATCCTGATCAACGTCACTGGCGGCGAAAACCTGACGCTGTTCGATGTGAACGACGCCGCGATGGAAATCCAGAAGGGATCCCACGAAGACGCCAACGTGATCTTCGGCGCGGTGATCGACGAAAACCTGAAGGACGAGGTGTTCGTCACCGTTATCGCCACCGGCTTCAACCGGGCCGCCGCGGCGCGCGAAATGCCCAAGGCCCAGGCGGAGGGCATCAAGGCCATCGCGCAGCAGGCGGTGGCGCAGGCCGCGCCGGGGCTGGCGCAGGCTTCCATCACCATGGCGACGGGGGCGGGGCGGCAGCCGATAACCAATATCCCCTTCAGCGGCGGCAGGACGGGGAAGGAAAACAAACCGCTGGTGTCGCTCGATCTGGCGGAATTCGCCGATGAGCTCGACATCCCGGCGTTCATCCGCCACCGGCAAGCCGACTGA
- a CDS encoding anhydro-N-acetylmuramic acid kinase, with protein MGKMISRYGIGLMSGTSGDGVDAALVDFADGKVRIAATHFLPYPAKLREEVFRASQPDGPAELICRLNVEIGKLFGTAAVALCKKAKIPLKQVEFIGSHGQTIRHQPNGKNGVSSTLQIGEGSEIAALTGCWVVSDFRPADIAAGGCGAPLAPLAHYVLFSDKNEDRVVHNMGGISNITWLPAGVGIEGVTGFDTGPANMLLDMASAHLSKGKRAYDKNGATALHGAVDKKMYAHCMAHPYFKRKPPKSTGRETFGPAYFAELLKKFGTVKEADFLRTLAAAAASSAVDQVFAFCKPRRALRWIVCGGGAYNKALLDELRARLAGRGAVTMSSELGYGEKDIEAVLMAALAYRTINGLHGNIPKVTGAKRPALLGKISIP; from the coding sequence ATGGGCAAGATGATTTCACGCTACGGCATAGGGTTGATGAGCGGCACGTCGGGGGATGGTGTCGACGCCGCGCTCGTCGATTTTGCCGATGGCAAGGTGCGGATTGCGGCAACGCACTTCCTCCCCTACCCCGCAAAGCTGCGCGAAGAGGTGTTCCGCGCGAGCCAGCCGGACGGCCCGGCGGAGCTTATCTGCCGCCTCAATGTTGAGATCGGAAAGCTTTTCGGCACGGCGGCCGTTGCGCTTTGTAAAAAAGCAAAAATCCCGCTCAAGCAGGTGGAGTTCATCGGCTCGCACGGCCAAACCATCCGCCATCAGCCGAACGGCAAAAACGGGGTATCCTCCACCCTCCAGATTGGCGAAGGAAGTGAAATAGCCGCCCTCACCGGCTGCTGGGTGGTTTCCGATTTCCGCCCCGCCGACATCGCGGCGGGCGGCTGCGGCGCGCCGCTTGCCCCGCTGGCGCACTACGTCCTCTTCTCCGATAAAAACGAAGACCGCGTTGTACACAACATGGGGGGAATATCGAACATCACCTGGCTTCCGGCCGGCGTTGGCATCGAAGGGGTAACCGGATTCGATACCGGCCCGGCGAACATGCTGCTCGATATGGCCTCGGCGCATCTTTCAAAAGGGAAGCGGGCATATGACAAAAACGGCGCAACGGCCCTGCATGGCGCGGTGGACAAAAAAATGTACGCGCATTGCATGGCGCATCCCTACTTCAAGCGGAAGCCGCCCAAGAGCACCGGCCGCGAAACATTCGGCCCCGCATACTTCGCGGAGCTTCTTAAAAAATTCGGAACGGTGAAGGAGGCGGATTTCCTCCGGACGCTGGCGGCGGCGGCCGCATCGTCGGCGGTGGATCAGGTTTTTGCGTTCTGTAAACCGAGGCGGGCGCTGCGCTGGATCGTCTGCGGCGGCGGCGCGTACAACAAAGCGCTGCTGGATGAATTACGCGCGCGGCTTGCGGGGCGCGGCGCGGTGACAATGAGCAGCGAACTCGGTTACGGCGAAAAAGACATCGAAGCGGTGTTGATGGCGGCGCTGGCCTACCGCACCATCAACGGCCTGCACGGCAACATCCCGAAAGTGACCGGCGCGAAACGCCCCGCCCTCCTCGGCAAAATCTCCATCCCCTGA
- a CDS encoding GAF domain-containing protein: MDRKTLMMASKISNSGLRRDIMVLRGNLKQLVQTSKRNTEIQQKIDEVGEAAVRCEDLETLAAKTTDALRESFGLTVATYCLEHGYRELLPPPMEHLPSPAADRLFFMDQDRLNGIFTQMSPLLHGRLEHGSVHFFGIRELRRIRSEALIPLVYGNRVIGSLNLGSNDPVRYSEGNATDYLRRLAQVTALAMVNLRLRHAQGDMAAPIAAQG; this comes from the coding sequence ATGGACAGAAAAACGTTGATGATGGCGAGCAAGATAAGCAATAGCGGCCTGCGCCGCGATATCATGGTGCTGCGCGGAAACCTCAAGCAACTGGTGCAGACCAGCAAGCGCAACACCGAGATACAGCAGAAGATAGACGAGGTGGGGGAAGCCGCGGTGCGGTGCGAAGACCTGGAGACGCTGGCCGCGAAGACGACCGACGCCCTGCGGGAATCGTTCGGCCTGACGGTGGCCACCTACTGCCTGGAACACGGCTACCGGGAACTGCTCCCGCCCCCCATGGAGCACCTTCCGTCCCCCGCCGCGGACCGGCTTTTTTTCATGGATCAGGACCGGCTCAATGGCATTTTCACGCAGATGTCCCCTTTGCTGCACGGGCGGCTGGAGCACGGCAGCGTCCATTTCTTCGGCATACGGGAATTGCGGCGAATACGATCCGAAGCGCTGATCCCCCTGGTGTACGGCAACCGCGTGATCGGCAGCCTGAACCTCGGCAGCAACGACCCCGTCCGCTACAGCGAAGGAAACGCCACCGATTATCTCCGCCGCCTGGCCCAAGTGACCGCCCTTGCGATGGTGAACCTGCGGTTGCGGCATGCCCAGGGCGATATGGCCGCCCCCATCGCCGCGCAGGGATAA
- a CDS encoding UDP-N-acetylmuramate--L-alanine ligase: protein MKRQRTIHFVGIGGAGMSGIAEILLNMGHKVQGSDLNRGDTVKRLEGLGATVHIGHAAENIGDAEVIVISSAVSKENPEVVAARLRKVPVIPRAEMLGELMRMKVGIAVAGAHGKTTTSTMVATILAEAGLDPTAIIGGRVKRFESGAKLGNGEFLVAEADESDGSFLTLDPSIAVVTNIDAEHLDYYGSKDKIDEAFFTFCNKVPFFGATIACGDDPVLRSFIPRMNKKFITYGFSKACDLMAHDYALGEGTASFTVSDKNGELGRVEIHMPGRHMALNALAAIQVAMLVGVEFNAAAAAMKHFSGIGRRFELKGNKGGITVYDDYGHHPNEIRATLKGIREWNRGRRIVTLFQPHRYTRTRDCLSDYFTAFDDTDVLVLLPIYAAGESPIAGISTRLIYDGLVTAGKKNVHCLETTEEIQGFLNRTLDGRDMLLTMGAGDVYKQGELFLRGDEGIKR from the coding sequence CTGAAGCGGCAACGGACAATCCATTTCGTCGGCATCGGCGGCGCGGGGATGAGCGGCATTGCCGAAATCCTCCTCAACATGGGGCACAAAGTGCAAGGCTCGGACCTGAACCGTGGCGACACCGTGAAGCGGCTGGAAGGCCTGGGAGCCACCGTGCATATCGGCCATGCCGCCGAAAATATCGGCGACGCCGAGGTGATCGTCATCTCTTCCGCCGTAAGTAAGGAAAATCCGGAAGTGGTCGCCGCCCGCCTGCGCAAGGTGCCGGTGATTCCCCGCGCCGAAATGCTGGGGGAACTGATGCGGATGAAGGTGGGGATCGCCGTGGCCGGCGCGCACGGCAAAACCACCACCAGCACGATGGTGGCGACCATTCTCGCCGAAGCGGGGCTTGACCCCACCGCCATTATCGGCGGCCGCGTGAAGCGGTTCGAGTCCGGCGCGAAGCTGGGCAACGGCGAGTTCCTCGTCGCCGAAGCCGACGAAAGCGACGGCAGCTTCCTCACGCTCGATCCGTCCATCGCGGTGGTGACGAACATCGACGCCGAGCATCTGGATTACTACGGCAGCAAGGATAAAATCGACGAGGCGTTTTTCACGTTCTGCAACAAGGTGCCGTTCTTTGGCGCCACCATCGCCTGCGGCGACGATCCGGTGTTGCGGAGCTTCATTCCCCGGATGAACAAGAAATTCATCACCTACGGCTTTTCCAAAGCGTGCGACCTGATGGCGCACGACTACGCGCTGGGGGAAGGGACGGCTTCTTTCACCGTGTCGGATAAGAACGGCGAGTTGGGGCGCGTGGAGATACATATGCCGGGACGCCATATGGCGCTGAACGCGCTGGCCGCCATACAGGTGGCGATGCTGGTCGGCGTGGAGTTCAACGCCGCCGCGGCGGCGATGAAACATTTTTCCGGCATCGGCCGCCGCTTTGAGCTGAAGGGGAACAAGGGGGGGATTACCGTGTACGACGATTACGGCCACCACCCCAACGAGATACGGGCCACGCTCAAGGGCATCCGCGAGTGGAACAGGGGGCGGCGCATCGTGACGCTGTTCCAGCCGCACCGGTATACCCGCACGCGCGATTGCTTGAGCGACTATTTCACGGCGTTCGACGATACCGATGTGCTGGTGCTGCTGCCGATTTACGCGGCGGGCGAATCGCCCATCGCGGGCATCAGCACCCGGCTGATTTACGACGGTCTGGTGACCGCCGGCAAGAAAAACGTTCACTGTTTGGAAACCACGGAGGAGATACAGGGCTTCCTCAACCGCACATTGGACGGCCGCGACATGCTTCTGACAATGGGAGCCGGCGACGTTTATAAGCAGGGGGAGCTTTTTTTAAGGGGCGATGAAGGTATTAAGAGATGA
- a CDS encoding FtsQ-type POTRA domain-containing protein, whose product MLIAAKFERPAGRRQPPERARRSPFQTNSVRAKGRTKERILIYAKAALLGLLLGALVVSAVAIFRMISANPYFVVKTVAITGVRMLNPEQVRAMAGPALTGNIFTRDLERAAALVEQNPWVESVSVRIKLPDIVEVAVTERGPVAAVALNGKSWLVDEKGYLIEEAGRVRPQLLITGVKAAAAPGARIADPRLFDAYRAASLFKLDTAFGDTPVAVDVGRMDKTAVRTAGGLVLKLGPDQEEWEEKFMEYLAVRGVASDFAPGFAEFDLSFKNQLVATMKGGGKNEKRTESQGVI is encoded by the coding sequence ATGTTGATCGCGGCAAAATTCGAGCGGCCGGCCGGCCGGCGGCAGCCGCCGGAGCGCGCGCGGCGTTCGCCGTTCCAGACAAATTCCGTCCGCGCCAAGGGGCGCACGAAAGAACGCATTCTGATTTACGCCAAAGCCGCCCTGCTGGGGCTGTTGTTGGGGGCGCTTGTGGTGTCGGCGGTGGCGATTTTCAGGATGATTTCGGCGAACCCCTATTTTGTGGTGAAAACCGTCGCCATTACCGGCGTCCGCATGCTGAACCCGGAGCAGGTTCGCGCAATGGCGGGGCCGGCGCTGACCGGCAATATTTTCACGCGCGACCTGGAGCGGGCCGCCGCGCTGGTGGAGCAGAACCCCTGGGTGGAATCGGTCTCGGTGCGGATAAAACTGCCGGACATCGTGGAAGTGGCGGTGACGGAGCGCGGGCCGGTGGCCGCCGTGGCGCTGAACGGCAAGTCCTGGCTGGTGGATGAAAAAGGGTACCTCATTGAAGAAGCGGGCCGCGTACGGCCGCAATTGCTGATTACCGGAGTGAAAGCGGCGGCCGCGCCCGGTGCGCGGATAGCCGATCCGCGGCTGTTCGATGCGTACCGCGCCGCATCGCTCTTTAAGCTGGATACCGCGTTCGGCGACACGCCGGTGGCGGTGGATGTGGGCCGGATGGATAAAACGGCCGTGCGCACCGCGGGGGGGCTGGTGTTGAAGCTCGGCCCCGATCAGGAAGAATGGGAGGAAAAGTTCATGGAATATCTCGCCGTGCGGGGCGTGGCGTCCGATTTCGCGCCGGGATTCGCGGAATTCGATCTCTCGTTTAAAAACCAGTTGGTCGCCACGATGAAGGGCGGCGGCAAAAACGAAAAACGTACCGAATCACAGGGGGTGATCTGA
- a CDS encoding alpha/beta fold hydrolase: protein MLLLVETAFFITLAETLITYAVAAAMTRHMPSPPVTAAVRICWLLREWIYEILFIAIVLLVMPFDALMKKRRRDAERPLIVIVHGLFSTPAHWLPLALRLRRAGIANVIRPKYQGAGGLEEWSARLAEGLRDHKGGIVFIGHSFGGLAAAHAASLLPRGAVRKIITLGAPFGGTVMSYFGIAPAGRRLIPGTDYLRATRDVIAALEIPFTCLWSRFDQLVVPGESALLPGAENIEVEGLGHTGYLFSRDVAERIAALLRDFSR, encoded by the coding sequence ATGCTTTTGTTGGTTGAGACGGCGTTTTTTATCACGCTGGCGGAAACGCTGATTACGTACGCCGTCGCCGCCGCCATGACGCGGCATATGCCGTCACCGCCGGTCACGGCGGCCGTGCGCATCTGCTGGCTGCTGCGCGAATGGATTTATGAAATCCTGTTCATCGCCATCGTGCTTTTGGTGATGCCGTTCGATGCCCTGATGAAAAAAAGGCGGCGGGATGCGGAACGCCCGCTGATCGTGATCGTTCACGGCCTTTTCAGCACGCCGGCGCATTGGCTGCCGCTGGCGCTCCGGCTGCGCCGCGCGGGAATCGCCAACGTCATCCGCCCCAAGTATCAGGGGGCGGGGGGGCTGGAGGAGTGGAGCGCGCGGCTGGCCGAGGGGCTGCGCGATCACAAAGGGGGGATTGTTTTTATCGGCCACAGCTTCGGCGGGCTGGCGGCGGCGCATGCCGCATCGCTGCTGCCGCGCGGGGCGGTGCGGAAAATCATCACGCTCGGCGCGCCGTTCGGCGGCACGGTCATGTCGTATTTCGGCATCGCGCCCGCCGGGCGGCGGCTCATCCCCGGCACCGATTATTTGCGCGCCACGCGCGACGTCATCGCCGCGCTGGAAATTCCGTTTACCTGCCTCTGGTCGCGGTTCGACCAACTGGTGGTGCCGGGGGAGAGCGCGCTGTTGCCGGGCGCGGAGAATATCGAGGTGGAGGGGCTGGGGCACACCGGCTATCTTTTTTCCCGCGACGTGGCGGAGCGGATAGCGGCGCTGCTGCGGGATTTTTCCCGGTAG
- a CDS encoding DUF2065 domain-containing protein, which produces MELFMTAFGLVLIIEGLPYFISPEMMRRYALLMASMDTRVLRVGGLALMFLGLGILYAFVG; this is translated from the coding sequence ATGGAACTTTTTATGACGGCGTTTGGGTTGGTGCTCATCATCGAAGGGCTGCCCTATTTCATAAGCCCGGAGATGATGCGGCGCTATGCCCTCCTCATGGCCTCGATGGACACCCGTGTGCTCCGCGTCGGCGGTCTGGCCCTGATGTTCCTCGGCCTTGGCATCCTTTATGCTTTTGTTGGTTGA